The sequence below is a genomic window from Nitrosomonas sp..
ATTTCGATTGTGTCAAATTTGTGCCAGAAAACATAGCATCTACGACACGCGCATGTGCAGCAAACTGAGCTGGCGCTAAATGTGCATATCGTCGAACCATCTCTGCTGATTCCCATGCCCCCATCTCTTGGATGACATTTAATGGCACACCATTTTGGGTTAGCCAACTTGCCCAGGTATGGCGCAAATCATGCCAGCGGAAATCCTCAATACCAGCACGTTTTAGTGCTTTACGCCAGGCTCTGGTATTTACTTGAATAACGGACTTACCTTTATAAGTAAATACTGTTTTAGGATGTTTTCCAATTTGCCTCGCTAAAACATCCATAGCCGTAGAATTGAGTGAAACATGAATCGGTTTCCCAGCTTTTGCTTGATCGCCATGTATCCATGCAACATTGCGCTGCATGTCAACTTGCGACCATTCCAGTTTTGTAACATTTGCTCGCCGCAAACCTGTTGCTAGTGAAAATTGCACAATATCCGCCAAATGCACCGGTAATTCCTGTATGAGCTTATTGGCTTCATCAACACTCAAATAACGTACCCGTCGCTTTGGCTCCCGATACAACTTAATAGTTGGCACTTTATCAATCCATTCCCATTCAAAAGTAGCCCGTCGGAAAATAGAACGAATCAACGCCAACAACCGATTTGCCGTAGCCGGAGTGGTTGTTTTTAACTTTAACTCACCTATCCTGGCAATTTCCTCACGAGTGATCTCATGAAGATATTTGCCCCGGAAAAATTGCTGGAGCCAGCTAATTTTAGAAACATCATCATGCTGTGTTTTTTTGTGCTGCGTTTCCATCAACCACTTGTAAGCAGCTTCATCCCAGGTGTATTTTGGTTTTTCACCAGCCTTCGCAACTCTCCACGCTTCCGCCTTCAGCTTGTCGTGGAATTCCTGCGCCTGGGTTTTGTCTTCTGTTGCAGCAGAGCATCTAATGCGCTCGCCGCTTGGTGCGGTGAATCGAATCCACCACGTTTTACCGCGTTTAAAGAGTGACATAATTTTTTCTCCTCATGTCCCACTTGCAACGCTTGCCGGGTACAAGCATATAACGAGCGAATGTGATCGGCAAGGTCATCTTCAATAAATGCCCAGCGCTTTCCTAATTTGGCGCCGGGAATGATTCCGGCTTTGGCGCGACGGCGCACTTCTTCAGGATGCAGTTTCAGAAACTGTGCCGCTTCGGTTAGGTTTAAGGTTTTCATAAGCCGTCCAACCTTTGAGTAAATGCTATAACAGCGTGAATGAAACAATAACTGTTGAAACCAATACCAAGACAGCAGCCAGTAGATTCATAATGGCCGCCTGCCTGGAAATTCGGGTCAGCTCGCGGATTTCTTGATTGATCGTGATACTAATTTTTTCGCTGATCAACTGTATGCTTTGATCTATTAGCGGGTTATCGCTTTTGCTGGAATGATTTTGCTGTGCATTAATCAGTGCATTCGCTTTTTTGCAGGCATATGAATGCCATTGGTTAAAACTTTCCTGCAGAATCGCTTCATATTTGTTCAACAATTCAGCATGCGCTTTTTCATTCTGTTCCAGCAATACTTCATTGAGTGTATGCATCATCAATACCGGATCATCTTTTGTCAGAACAATGCCGTGTTCTGACGCGATTCGTTTGATCAATGCATCCAGCTTGTCGTTGTTCATGACAAAACCGCAGCCACGTTTTCAAGATTGGTAAACAACTGCCTTCTTATAATGGTTAACCGCTGGCGAACCATGACCGGCAGGGAGCTGTTTTTAAGTGCTTCATCAAACGTAAATTTCGATTGCAGGATTTCACTTAAATCCTTTCCAAATGTTTCCGGTTTGTAATGTGGAATTCTAATGATGGCCGACACGCGGGTTTTGTTATCAAGATACGCTTTCATTTCCTCAAACTGTTTGCCGTTCATGGTGATCTCACCCCAGTAAGGATTAAGCCAGACTACAAACAATGCTTCCTTCGGAAATTGCTTGACGAGATGCACAAAACCGTTAAGTGTATCCAGCAATGCCTGGCTGCCGGTAATTACCGTATGCACAACCAGTTCATGGCCCATATCCAGCAACAATGCGGGAATCTGGTTGCTGATCAGGTAATGCGACATCGGCACAAAAGTGCTCGCACCATTATCGATAATGACATCGGTTTTTGTATTGGCGATGAGTTCGATCAGATCGTCAAACTTCCTGGGATCGATCTCGTCGTTGTTCATGACATTAATCTGCTTAACATTGAGTTTCTTGAAACCATAAAATGTGGCATTGACCGGATCGGTATCGATGCACAAAGGGTTCTTGCCTTTGGCGATCCTATGCTGTGCCAATGTCGATGAGATAAACGATTTGCCAACGCCGCCCTTTCCTTGCAGAATCATATGTATCTTGGCCATTAGATAAGCTCCTCTTTTTCAGTTGCAGAATTAAAACGAAATCCATCCTGATCAGTGGTTGCTGATTTTCCTGTTACAGTGCGCAGCCTTTGTTTACTGTCATCAGCGATATGGCGATTAACCAACGTTCTGAACCACTGGTACGAACATTTAATCTTTCCCTCGTCATGTAACGTGATCCATACTTGGTGCACCGTCCAACCATCCTGTA
It includes:
- a CDS encoding site-specific integrase; this translates as METQHKKTQHDDVSKISWLQQFFRGKYLHEITREEIARIGELKLKTTTPATANRLLALIRSIFRRATFEWEWIDKVPTIKLYREPKRRVRYLSVDEANKLIQELPVHLADIVQFSLATGLRRANVTKLEWSQVDMQRNVAWIHGDQAKAGKPIHVSLNSTAMDVLARQIGKHPKTVFTYKGKSVIQVNTRAWRKALKRAGIEDFRWHDLRHTWASWLTQNGVPLNVIQEMGAWESAEMVRRYAHLAPAQFAAHARVVDAMFSGTNLTQSK
- a CDS encoding helix-turn-helix domain-containing protein, which codes for MKTLNLTEAAQFLKLHPEEVRRRAKAGIIPGAKLGKRWAFIEDDLADHIRSLYACTRQALQVGHEEKKLCHSLNAVKRGGFDSPHQAASALDALLQQKTKPRRRNSTTS
- a CDS encoding conjugal transfer protein TraM, with translation MNNDKLDALIKRIASEHGIVLTKDDPVLMMHTLNEVLLEQNEKAHAELLNKYEAILQESFNQWHSYACKKANALINAQQNHSSKSDNPLIDQSIQLISEKISITINQEIRELTRISRQAAIMNLLAAVLVLVSTVIVSFTLL
- a CDS encoding conjugal transfer protein TraL, translating into MAKIHMILQGKGGVGKSFISSTLAQHRIAKGKNPLCIDTDPVNATFYGFKKLNVKQINVMNNDEIDPRKFDDLIELIANTKTDVIIDNGASTFVPMSHYLISNQIPALLLDMGHELVVHTVITGSQALLDTLNGFVHLVKQFPKEALFVVWLNPYWGEITMNGKQFEEMKAYLDNKTRVSAIIRIPHYKPETFGKDLSEILQSKFTFDEALKNSSLPVMVRQRLTIIRRQLFTNLENVAAVLS
- a CDS encoding TraK family protein; translated protein: MTKTLSERIALFTDKNKNTGKQFLPVFIALKQDIEQALQDGWTVHQVWITLHDEGKIKCSYQWFRTLVNRHIADDSKQRLRTVTGKSATTDQDGFRFNSATEKEELI